One Paramisgurnus dabryanus chromosome 8, PD_genome_1.1, whole genome shotgun sequence DNA window includes the following coding sequences:
- the LOC141282464 gene encoding uncharacterized protein C14orf93-like produces MTEQQLALCFLSCNFQEAVRRLHNSEANCRRYEPEQGLTSPHNEAVTSYLLGAISASPDLTAESDDIVSACKTYYESVRRSFRYKQPELASRSENAKSLARSRSRRKRLLEARRSVLAEDEMEIWRCATIDLMSDEEDGIVDGVSGWIVRPLPSRSLELSELCATLQSRLEATPKYRETHHIRLQN; encoded by the exons gtgttttttgtcttgtaatTTTCAGGAGGCTGTACGGCGTCTTCATAACTCTGAGGCAAACTGCAGGCGCTATGAACCAGAGCAAGG ACTAACGTCGCCTCACAACGAAGCCGTGACCTCCTATTTGCTTGGGGCTATTTCAGCAAGTCCAGATTTAACTGCTGAGAGTGACGACATTGTTT CTGCCTGTAAGACGTATTATGAGTCGGTACGCCGGAGCTTCAGATACAAACAACCTGAACTCGCATCCCGGTCGGAAAATGCGAAAAGTTTAGCTCGGAGTCGATCCAGAAGAAAAAGG TTGCTGGAAGCGAGACGAAGTGTTCTGGCTGAGGATGAGATGGAAATTTGGAGGTGCGCCACCATAGATCTCATGTCTGATGAGGAAGACGGCATTGTTGACGGGGTGTCTGGGTGGATTGTGCGGCCACTGCCCTCTCGCAGCCTTGAACTCTCCGAGCTCTGTGCAACGCTGCAATCCAGATTAGAGGCGACACCAAAATACAGGGAAACTCACCATATACGCCTGCAAAACTGA